Proteins encoded in a region of the Drosophila sechellia strain sech25 chromosome 2L, ASM438219v1, whole genome shotgun sequence genome:
- the LOC116803603 gene encoding uncharacterized protein LOC116803603, with protein sequence MSPITRKRSLPLDEESQHIGPTNRCGSNCIKNKLTKWSLQSIPGVNSISQKRSFPWEDNSPDIFPAKRLRNHIIKNNLTIISESEVPKEFLMGLPVLLDSDFSDSEECRPKSEKQMAKPETEDDRNLFTYQQLKSMCWGMMKQCEDRVVLEYEIALTQKMAEQYDTFIKFNHDQLLRECEHGASYLS encoded by the coding sequence atgagTCCCATAACGCGAAAGCGTTCACTACCTTTGGATGAGGAATCTCAGCATATCGGTCCGACAAATCGATGTGGGAGCAACTGCATCAAAAATAAGTTAACAAAATGGTCCCTCCAAAGTATTCCAGGCGTCAATAGCATTTCGCAGAAGCGATCGTTTCCTTGGGAGGACAACTCGCCTGATATATTTCCCGCAAAGCGATTACGAAATCatatcataaaaaataatttgacaATTATTAGCGAATCAGAGGTCCCGAAAGAGTTTTTGATGGGATTGCCAGTATTACTTGATAGTGACTTTAGTGATTCGGAGGAATGTCGCCCAAAATCGGAGAAACAGATGGCCAAACCGGAAACTGAAGATGACCGAAATCTGTTTACCTATCAGCAATTGAAATCTATGTGCTGGGGAATGATGAAACAATGCGAAGATCGGGTAGTGCTGGAATATGAAATAGCATTGACTCAAAAAATGGCAGAGCAGTATGATACATTTATCAAGTTCAACCACGACCAATTGCTGCGAGAATGTGAACATGGGGCTAGTTATTTGTCTTAG